In Nocardioides faecalis, the following proteins share a genomic window:
- a CDS encoding 6-phosphofructokinase, producing MRVGVLTGGGDCPGLNAVIRGVVRKSAAQHGFEVIGFRDGWRGPLEGLTMPLGVEQCRGILPRGGTILGSSRTNPFAVPDGVERIVANLAAAGVDALVAIGGEDTLGVATRLAEAGVQVVGVPKTIDNDLSGTDFTFGFDTAVNIATEAIDRLHTTAESHHRVLVVEVMGRHAGWIALHAGIAGGASEVLIPEVPFDIEAVCAHVEARFRSEYAPVVVVSEGAVPADGSGMTLVTGEKDAFGHVRLGGIGDRLAGEIESRTGKEARAVVLGHVQRGGTPTAFDRWLATRFGLHAADAVAEGDFGVMVALRGTDIVRVPLAEGTGELKVVSPREFAEAQVFFG from the coding sequence ATGCGCGTGGGAGTCCTCACCGGAGGCGGCGACTGTCCTGGCCTGAACGCGGTGATCCGCGGGGTGGTCCGCAAGAGCGCGGCCCAGCACGGTTTCGAGGTCATCGGCTTCCGCGACGGCTGGCGCGGACCGCTGGAGGGACTGACGATGCCACTCGGCGTCGAGCAGTGCCGAGGCATCCTGCCGCGCGGCGGCACCATCCTCGGCTCCTCCCGCACGAACCCGTTCGCGGTGCCCGACGGGGTGGAGCGGATCGTCGCCAACCTCGCGGCGGCCGGCGTCGACGCGCTGGTCGCGATCGGCGGCGAGGACACCCTCGGGGTGGCGACCCGGCTCGCCGAGGCGGGGGTGCAGGTGGTCGGCGTGCCCAAGACCATCGACAACGACCTGTCCGGCACCGACTTCACCTTCGGCTTCGACACCGCCGTCAACATCGCCACCGAGGCGATCGACCGCCTGCACACCACCGCCGAGTCCCATCACCGGGTGCTCGTGGTGGAGGTGATGGGCCGGCACGCCGGCTGGATCGCGCTGCACGCAGGCATCGCCGGCGGGGCCAGCGAGGTGCTGATCCCCGAGGTGCCCTTCGACATCGAGGCCGTCTGCGCCCACGTGGAGGCTCGGTTCCGCAGCGAGTACGCGCCGGTCGTGGTCGTCTCCGAGGGCGCGGTGCCCGCGGACGGCTCCGGGATGACGCTGGTCACCGGGGAGAAGGACGCCTTCGGCCACGTCCGGCTCGGCGGGATCGGCGACCGGTTGGCCGGAGAGATCGAGAGCCGCACCGGCAAGGAAGCCCGGGCCGTGGTGCTCGGCCACGTGCAGCGCGGTGGCACGCCGACGGCCTTCGACCGGTGGCTGGCGACCAGGTTCGGCCTGCACGCCGCCGACGCTGTGGCCGAGGGGGACTTCGGAGTGATGGTCGCCCTGCGGGGCACCGACATCGTCCGGGTCCCGCTCGCCGAGGGCACCGGCGAGCTCAAGGTGGTCAGCCCGCGGGAGTTCGCCGAGGCGCAGGTCTTCTTCGGCTGA
- a CDS encoding response regulator — translation MTETTGAVGTAGTGEPLRVMVVDDHPMWRDAVERDLVAAGLEVVATAANGTDAINRFRATRPQVVVLDLQIPEPTGVEVTRTVLADDPSARVLILSASGEQDDVLAAVKAGATGYLVKSASAAELLAAVRRVASGDSVFTPGLAALVLGEFRRINEPSTPPGERLTERETEILKMVAKGLSYKQIAERLVLSHRTVQNHVQNTLRKLQLHNRVQLTRYAIEQGLDDEP, via the coding sequence ATGACCGAGACGACGGGTGCCGTGGGCACGGCGGGCACGGGCGAGCCGCTCCGGGTGATGGTGGTCGACGACCACCCGATGTGGCGTGACGCGGTGGAGCGCGACCTCGTCGCCGCCGGCCTGGAGGTCGTGGCGACCGCGGCGAACGGCACGGACGCCATCAACCGGTTCCGCGCCACCCGGCCGCAAGTGGTCGTGCTCGACCTGCAGATCCCCGAGCCCACCGGGGTCGAGGTCACCCGGACCGTGCTGGCCGACGACCCGTCCGCGCGAGTGCTGATCCTGTCGGCCTCCGGCGAGCAGGACGACGTGCTCGCCGCGGTGAAGGCGGGCGCCACCGGCTACCTGGTCAAGTCCGCCTCGGCCGCGGAGCTGCTGGCCGCCGTACGACGCGTCGCCTCCGGGGACAGCGTCTTCACCCCCGGCCTGGCGGCGCTGGTGCTGGGGGAGTTCCGGCGGATCAACGAGCCGAGCACGCCGCCGGGTGAGCGGCTCACCGAGCGTGAGACCGAGATCCTCAAGATGGTGGCCAAAGGACTGTCCTACAAGCAGATCGCCGAGCGGCTCGTGCTCTCCCACCGCACGGTGCAGAACCACGTGCAGAACACGTTGCGCAAGCTGCAGCTGCACAACCGCGTCCAGCTGACCCGCTACGCCATCGAGCAGGGCCTGGACGACGAGCCGTGA
- a CDS encoding flavin reductase family protein has product MTIHTGHPFAVPDPDPARRLRGRLGGAVTLWTAGAGADRAGLTVSSVLVALGEQPALLALLDPDADLTDRLRETGTAVVQLLAWRERDLAEMFAGTAPAPGGPFRQAAFVDTPHGPRLASAGTWAAVRLVGEREVGWSVEVEARIEHVEIAADAADAADAGDGGAAPLLHRRGRYQRG; this is encoded by the coding sequence TTGACCATCCACACCGGCCACCCCTTCGCCGTCCCCGACCCCGACCCCGCCCGGCGGCTGCGGGGCCGGCTGGGCGGCGCGGTCACGCTGTGGACCGCCGGCGCCGGTGCCGACCGGGCCGGGCTCACCGTCAGCTCCGTGCTGGTCGCGCTCGGTGAGCAGCCGGCGCTGCTGGCGCTGCTGGACCCGGACGCCGACCTGACCGACCGGCTGCGGGAGACCGGCACGGCGGTGGTGCAGCTGTTGGCGTGGCGCGAGCGTGACCTGGCGGAGATGTTCGCCGGCACCGCCCCCGCTCCCGGTGGTCCCTTCCGGCAGGCCGCGTTCGTCGACACCCCGCACGGTCCGCGACTGGCGTCCGCCGGCACCTGGGCCGCGGTGCGCCTGGTCGGGGAGCGGGAGGTCGGCTGGTCGGTGGAGGTCGAGGCCCGCATCGAGCACGTCGAGATCGCCGCCGACGCCGCCGACGCCGCCGACGCCGGAGACGGTGGCGCCGCACCCCTGCTGCACCGCCGCGGCCGCTACCAGCGCGGATAG
- the macS gene encoding MacS family sensor histidine kinase gives MLRFVVLGYALLINAYRNNFDRPALAWTCLGVMVVATVAATFVYAAPERRVPAVLVADLGLAVGLLLITPVAKGEWFHATIPSYWIIAAVLAWSARYGWRGGTAAGVLLAAVDLLTRAEVAQKDWGNAFLIVLAGSLMGFLCGSLKEMAAERDRAQAEAAAASERVRLARAVHDGVLQVLALVQRRGAELGGEAAELGRLAGEQEQALRTLIRTQSGVVVPPTAVRRGAPGQPPSDLAAALGRLTARERTEVALPAGTVELPADRAAEVVAAVRACLDNVDRHVGETAPAWVLLEDLGDHVEVTVRDEGPGIAPHRLADAEREGRLGVVQSIRGRITDLGGTAEVDTGVHGTEWVLSVPRHAPAEEPARDSAPAEEAR, from the coding sequence GTGCTGCGGTTCGTGGTGCTGGGCTACGCGCTCCTCATCAACGCCTACCGCAACAATTTCGATCGTCCGGCGCTGGCCTGGACCTGCCTGGGGGTCATGGTGGTCGCGACGGTGGCCGCCACGTTCGTCTACGCCGCCCCGGAGCGTCGGGTGCCGGCCGTGCTGGTCGCGGACCTCGGGCTCGCCGTCGGGCTTCTGCTGATCACCCCGGTGGCGAAGGGGGAGTGGTTCCACGCCACCATCCCCAGCTACTGGATCATCGCCGCCGTGCTTGCCTGGTCCGCGCGGTACGGCTGGCGCGGCGGCACTGCGGCCGGCGTGCTGCTCGCCGCGGTCGACCTGCTCACGCGGGCGGAGGTGGCGCAGAAGGACTGGGGCAACGCCTTCCTCATCGTCCTCGCCGGCTCGCTGATGGGCTTTCTGTGCGGCTCGCTGAAGGAGATGGCGGCCGAGCGGGACCGGGCCCAGGCCGAGGCCGCCGCGGCGTCGGAGCGGGTCCGGCTCGCCCGGGCGGTGCACGACGGCGTGCTGCAGGTCCTCGCCCTGGTCCAGCGCCGCGGCGCCGAGCTCGGGGGCGAGGCCGCCGAGCTCGGTCGGCTCGCCGGCGAGCAGGAGCAGGCGTTGCGCACCCTGATCCGCACCCAGTCCGGCGTCGTCGTACCGCCCACCGCCGTGCGCCGGGGCGCGCCGGGGCAGCCGCCGAGCGACCTGGCCGCCGCGCTGGGACGGCTCACCGCGCGCGAACGCACCGAGGTGGCGCTGCCGGCCGGGACGGTGGAGCTGCCTGCCGACCGGGCCGCCGAGGTCGTCGCCGCGGTCCGTGCCTGCCTGGACAACGTCGACCGGCACGTCGGCGAGACGGCGCCCGCCTGGGTGCTGCTGGAGGACCTCGGCGACCACGTCGAGGTGACCGTGCGCGACGAGGGTCCCGGCATCGCTCCCCACCGGCTCGCTGACGCCGAGCGGGAGGGCCGGCTCGGGGTGGTGCAGTCGATCCGTGGCCGCATCACCGACCTCGGCGGCACCGCCGAGGTCGACACCGGCGTGCACGGCACCGAGTGGGTGCTCTCGGTGCCCCGGCACGCACCGGCCGAGGAGCCCGCACGGGACTCCGCACCCGCCGAGGAGGCGCGTTGA
- a CDS encoding lysophospholipid acyltransferase family protein yields MFYWFLKFVALGPLLKVVFRPRAEGVEHVPTEGPAIIASNHLSYADWLFMPLVVPRRVSFVAKAEYFTSPGLKGWLQKTFFSGTGNIPIDRSGANAAAGALLSAKRVLDDGELFGIYPEGTRSHDGRLYRGKTGIARLALETGVPVVPVAVVGTDVVAPPGKKFGRWTRPRVRFGEPMDFSRYAGMENDRFILRAVTDEIMYEIMKLSGQEYVDVYAARAKSESRRGGPGGKGPQGDQGGDEQRKLAS; encoded by the coding sequence TTGTTCTACTGGTTCCTCAAGTTCGTCGCGCTCGGTCCGCTGCTGAAGGTCGTGTTCCGGCCGCGTGCAGAGGGCGTGGAGCACGTCCCGACGGAGGGCCCTGCGATCATCGCCAGCAACCACCTCTCCTACGCCGACTGGCTGTTCATGCCGCTGGTCGTGCCGCGCAGGGTCAGCTTCGTGGCGAAGGCGGAGTACTTCACCAGCCCCGGCCTCAAGGGCTGGCTGCAGAAGACGTTCTTCAGCGGCACCGGCAACATCCCGATCGACCGCTCCGGCGCCAACGCCGCGGCCGGTGCGCTGCTGTCCGCCAAGCGGGTCCTGGACGACGGTGAGCTGTTCGGCATCTACCCCGAGGGCACCCGGTCCCACGACGGCCGGCTCTACCGCGGCAAGACCGGCATCGCCCGGCTCGCGCTGGAGACCGGCGTCCCCGTCGTCCCCGTCGCGGTCGTCGGCACCGACGTCGTGGCGCCCCCGGGCAAGAAGTTCGGCCGCTGGACCCGCCCGCGGGTGCGGTTCGGTGAGCCGATGGACTTCTCCCGCTACGCCGGCATGGAGAACGACCGGTTCATCCTGCGCGCGGTCACCGACGAGATCATGTACGAGATCATGAAGCTCTCGGGCCAGGAGTACGTCGACGTGTACGCCGCCCGCGCCAAGTCGGAGTCACGCCGCGGGGGGCCCGGGGGCAAGGGCCCCCAGGGCGACCAGGGCGGCGACGAGCAGCGGAAGCTGGCGTCCTGA
- a CDS encoding alpha/beta hydrolase, giving the protein MPSTTGSATAPLRVDARPELTGDRRIAVLLSHGFTGSPASMRPWGEHLAELGYGVRAPLLPGHGTTWQDLNRHTWAQWTATIREVFEELSATHDAVVVGGLSMGGAQVLRLAADVGDRVAGVMVVNPAVSTLRRDVRLLPVLKHVVPSFPAIGNDIKKAGMDESGYQRTPLKAVHSMMRAWPQLIADLPQVTAPLVYFRSATDNVVDDSSEPIILGRVSSTDVTRVPLPESYHVATLDNDAPTIFARSAEFVARVTG; this is encoded by the coding sequence ATGCCGAGCACCACCGGGTCCGCCACCGCGCCGCTGAGAGTCGATGCCCGCCCCGAGCTGACCGGTGATCGCCGCATCGCGGTGCTGCTGAGCCACGGGTTCACCGGCTCGCCGGCGTCGATGCGGCCGTGGGGTGAGCACCTCGCCGAGCTCGGGTACGGCGTCCGCGCGCCGCTGTTGCCCGGCCACGGCACGACGTGGCAGGACCTGAACCGGCACACCTGGGCGCAGTGGACCGCGACGATCCGGGAGGTGTTCGAGGAGCTGAGCGCCACCCACGACGCGGTGGTCGTCGGCGGGCTGTCGATGGGGGGTGCCCAGGTGCTGCGCCTGGCCGCCGACGTCGGCGACCGGGTCGCCGGGGTGATGGTGGTCAACCCGGCGGTGTCCACCCTGCGCCGCGACGTGCGGTTGCTGCCGGTGCTCAAGCACGTGGTCCCGTCGTTCCCGGCGATCGGCAACGACATCAAGAAGGCCGGCATGGACGAGTCCGGCTACCAGCGCACCCCGCTGAAGGCCGTGCACTCGATGATGCGGGCCTGGCCGCAGCTCATCGCCGACCTGCCGCAGGTCACCGCGCCCCTGGTCTACTTCCGCTCCGCGACCGACAACGTCGTCGACGACTCCTCCGAGCCGATCATCCTCGGTCGGGTCTCCTCCACCGACGTCACCCGGGTGCCGCTGCCGGAGAGCTACCACGTCGCCACCCTCGACAACGACGCGCCGACCATCTTCGCCCGCTCGGCGGAGTTCGTCGCGCGGGTCACGGGCTGA